Proteins co-encoded in one Phycodurus eques isolate BA_2022a chromosome 21, UOR_Pequ_1.1, whole genome shotgun sequence genomic window:
- the LOC133396393 gene encoding 5'-AMP-activated protein kinase subunit gamma-2-like — MAFPADEATGAKKGATNGSSNFSLGGSSASRATPTPDKSIAESPPPTRRLSFSGMFRSACRESNQQTSTSPIAIKFFSRTKRSKPRAFSLSCPAPAAPPAPPAPPAPPPPPAPLHAPSGPGRAGAFPLETYAVEPRRLRSFSSPPDAGRRSSSSSSSSSSSASSCHLTPSAPPLPLGGQV; from the exons ATGGCTTTCCCGGCGGACGAGGCGACCGGAGCGAAGAAG GGGGCGACAAACGGCAGCAGCAACTTCTCGCTAGGAGGCAGCTCCGCCTCCAGGGCCACGCCCACGCCTGATAAAAGCATCGCAGAGTCTCCGCCCCCCACACGGAG ACTGAGCTTCAGTGGGATGTTCAGGTCTGCCTGCAGGGAATCGAACCAGCAAACATCGACCTCCCCCATCGCCATCAAATTCTTCTCACGCACCAAGAGGAGCAAAcccagag CCTTCAGCCTGTCGTGCCCGGCCCCTGCGGCCCCTCCGGCCCCTCCGGCCCCTCCGgcccccccgccgccgccggcccCCCTCCACGCCCCCTCCGGCCCTGGGCGGGCGGGCGCCTTCCCCCTGGAGACGTACGCCGTCGAGCCCCGACGTCTGCGATCCTTCTCGTCGCCCCCGGATGCCGGACGGCGctcgtcctcctcgtcctcctcgtcgtcatcatcagcCTCATCCTGTCACCTGACACCTTCGGCCCCACCTCTTCCTCTTGGCGGACAGGTGTGA